One segment of Rosa chinensis cultivar Old Blush chromosome 6, RchiOBHm-V2, whole genome shotgun sequence DNA contains the following:
- the LOC112171648 gene encoding uncharacterized protein LOC112171648 encodes MLERLQSFKFQFHFPKESSPLQPQDIAVPDPEPEPHFSTYKHSHEDDEESEEEAGELDEDQFEAEEEGSVWEFHMRVDPTIDELEMPALDELKIRSSLLADCSSPSGIDEWIKFAMHKGVQRLEIDLDADRLDRQLGNYYFSKDLFGGPGNDCIVFPKFLKHLSLSYVNIKGYLVEQFLSNCQFIEHLCVSGSAYLEDLRVVGSSLQLKFLQISDCPWLEKVEIFAPNLVSFVYYGVSKCSEVVLLKHAPLLVKRRTNKLRELPELTRLKDLSLSYNIIERRDNQFDWWQSILELTTLVERSPFLRTFTFKVGFGFRCGTGASCGDAGCGGGIMTEQARHGRQSKAGYGFAG; translated from the exons ATGCTGGAGCGGCTCCAGTCCTTCAAGTTCCAGTTCCACTTCCCCAAAGAATCCAGCCCGCTACAGCCCCAAGACATCGCAGTCCCGGACCCGGAACCGGAACCCCATTTCAGTACTTACAAGCACTCTCATGAAGACGATGAAGAGTCGGAAGAGGAGGCCGGAGAGTTGGATGAGGACCAATTCGAAGCcgaagaagaag GGtcagtttgggaatttcacaTGCGTGTGGACCCCACTATTGATGAGTTGGAAATGCCAG CCCTAGATGAGTTGAAGATTCGTTCTTCCTTACTGGCCGATTGCAGTTCCCCTTCTGGAATCGACGAGTGGATCAAATTCGCAATGCATAAGGGAGTCCAAAGGCTTGAGATAGACTTGGATGCAGATAGATTAGATCGTCAACTGGGGAATTATTACTTTTCAAAGGATTTATTTGGAGGTCCTGGTAATGACTGCATAGTTTTCCCTAAGTTCCTCAAACACCTTTCTTTGAGCTACGTAAACATAAAGGGTTATCTTGTTGAGCAGTTTCTATCCAACTGTCAATTTATTGAACACCTCTGTGTGTCTGGCTCGGCGTATTTAGAAGATTTGAGGGTTGTTGGTTCATCACTCCAGTTGAAGTTCCTGCAGATTAGTGACTGTCCTTGGTTAGAAAAGGTTGAGATTTTTGCTCCTAATCTTGTGTCATTTGTCTATTACGGAGTAAGTAAATGTAGTGAAGTAGTTCTGTTGAAGCATGCACCCTTGCTTGTTAAG AGACGCACCAATAAGCTCCGTGAATTGCCAGAATTGACAAGACTTAAGGATTTATCATTGAGCTATAACATTATTGAAAGGCGGGACAACCAATTTGATTGGTGGCAAAGCATCCTTGAATTGACAACTTTAGTAGAGCGATCTCCTTTCTTGCGTACATTTACTTTTAAG GTTGGTTTTGGCTTCAG GTGTGGGACTGGGGCGAGTTGTGGTGATGCTGGGTGTGGTGGCGGGATCATGACAGAGCAGGCACGGCATGGTCGGCAGAGCAAAGCTGGATATGGTTTCGCAGGCTAG
- the LOC112172930 gene encoding filament-like plant protein 1 isoform X2: MDRKWLWKKKSSEKSSGGETESSGSVSSHSGRCSDEQEALKDSPNHDSQSPEVTSKAVSSGHDVNDSLKSLTERLSAALVNVSAKEDLVKQHSKVAEEAVAGWEKAENEVASLKLQLEAAVKQKSALEDRVSHLDGALKECVRQLRQSREEQEKNIHEAVVEKTRDWEATKVKLENQITDLQTKAETNRSGVSAFVAPHLSHKLEALERENKTLKLELLSQAEELEISTIERDLSTQAAETASKQHLESIKKVAKLEAECRRLKAVACKIPFVNDHKSSAASSMYVDSCMDSQSDSGERLSMMDIDSQKMNGSDPNKRDLGVSDSWALALVAELDQFKNEKAVNKNLPASSVDIDLMDDFLEMERLAALPQPESETGCLESEAIVNASNNDEIALRDELEAMSHRTAELEYKLEKLEEERAELQVMSHRTAELEYKLEKLEVEKAELEATSHQTADLEDKLEKLELEKAELVTMSYRAAELEEKLEKLEGEKEKLEVEKAQLECMSYRAAELEEKLEKLEGEKEKLEVEKAQLECMNYRAAELEEKLEKLEGEKEKLEVEKDELETALAKSKECYVASEFQLKEAEMMLEELQKELKIAKESKLSIESQLISIEAETRTMSAKVNSLEAEVQRERASSAKISVRCQNLEEELSRKNEEVEFQKTACSNSESKIKQEDIAVAAGKLAECQKTIASLGNQLKSLATLEDFLIDTANIPEFSAAASQIPRSDEHWKMHSNGTFSPKRDSVSKQAVESSGLAINRNEDNSPPSSSSSSSSTVVSTHVSSEKNRNGFAKFFSRTKSGIRLEI, from the exons ATGGACCGGAAGTGGTTGTGGAAGAAGAAGTCTTCGGAGAAGAGCTCCGGCGGTGAAACTGAAAGTTCTGGTTCGGTGTCTTCTCATTCTGGGAGGTGCTCTGACGAACAG GAGGCACTTAAGGATTCTCCAAATCATGATTCTCAATCACCTGAAGTCACATCAAAAGCTGTATCCAGTGGTCATGATGTTAATGATAGTCTGAAGAGTCTGACAGAGAGATTATCAGCTGCTCTTGTGAATGTTAGTGCCAAAGAAGACTTGGTGAAGCAGCATTCCAAAGTTGCTGAAGAAGCTGTTGCAG GCTGGGAAAAGGCTGAAAATGAGGTGGCTAGCTTAAAGCTACAACTTGAAGCTGCAGTTAAGCAAAAATCAGCTTTGGAAGATCGGGTAAGCCATCTTGATGGAGCCCTCAAGGAATGTGTTAGGCAGCTTAGACAATCAAGAGAGGAGCAAGagaaaaatatacatgaagCTGTGGTGGAGAAAACCCGTGACTGGGAGGCCACCAAAGTGAAGCTTGAAAATCAGATTACTGATCTCCAGACAAAAGCAGAAACTAATAGATCTGGAGTTTCTGCTTTTGTTGCTCCTCATCTTTCACATAAGCTTGAAGCTTTGGAAAGGGAAAACAAAACCCTTAAGCTTGAGCTACTGTCTCAGGCAGAGGAGTTGGAAATCAGCACAATTGAGAGGGATTTGAGTACTCAAGCAGCTGAAACAGCCAGTAAGCAGCATTTAGAGAGTATAAAGAAGGTTGCAAAGCTTGAAGCTGAGTGCCGGAGACTAAAAGCTGTGGCTTGCAAAATTCCTTTTGTTAATGATCATAAATCCAGTGCTGCTTCCTCAATGTATGTGGACTCTTGCATGGATAGTCAATCGGACAGTGGAGAGAGGCTAAGCATGATGGATATCGACTCCCAAAAGATGAATGGCTCAGATCCAAATAAGCGTGATCTGGGCGTCTCTGACTCATGGGCATTGGCCCTGGTTGCGGAGCTTGATCAATTTAAGAATGAAAAAGCAGTCAACAAAAATTTGCCAGCCTCTTCTGTTGACATTGATCTCATGGATGATTTTCTTGAGATGGAACGACTTGCTGCATTGCCGCAGCCTGAAAGTGAAACTGGTTGCCTGGAATCAGAAGCCATAGTTAATGCCTCCAACAATGATGAAATTGCCTTGAGAGATGAACTTGAAGCTATGAGTCATCGGACAGCAGAGTTGGAGTACAAGTTAGAAAAGTTGGAAGAAGAGAGAGCTGAATTACAAGTCATGAGTCATCGGACAGCTGAATTGGAATACAAATTAGAAAAGCTGGAAGTAGAGAAAGCTGAACTTGAAGCCACAAGTCATCAGACGGCTGacttggaggacaagttagAGAAGTTGGAATTAGAAAAAGCAGAACTAGTAACCATGAGTTATCGGGCAGCCGAATTGGAGGAGAAGTTAGAAAAGTTGGAAGGTGAGAAAGAAAAGTTGGAAGTAGAAAAAGCACAACTAGAATGCATGAGTTATCGGGCAGCCGAATTGGAGGAGAAGTTAGAAAAGTTGGAAGGGGAGAAAGAAAAGTTGGAAGTAGAAAAAGCACAACTAGAATGCATGAATTATCGGGCAGCCGAATTGGAGGAGAAGTTAGAAAAGTTGGAAGGGGAGAAGGAAAAGTTGGAAGtagaaaaagatgaattggaaacTGCTTTAGCGAAAAGTAAAGAATGTTACGTGGCGTCAGAATTTCAGCTTAAAGAAGCAGAAATGATGTTGGAGGAGTTACAGAAGGAACTAAAAATTGCAAAAGAGTCAAAGCTGAGTATAGAGTCTCAGCTCATTAGCATAGAAGCAGAGACTCGGACAATGTCTGCTAAGGTTAACTCCTTAGAAGCAGAGGTTCAAAGGGAGAGGGCTTCATCAGCGAAAATTTCTGTCAGATGTCAAAATTTAGAGGAGGAGCTATCAAGAAAGAATGAAGAAGTCGAGTTTCAGAAAACTGCTTGCTCAAATAGTGAATCAAAGATAAAGCAG GAAGACATAGCTGTAGCTGCTGGAAAACTTGCTGAGTGCCAGAAAACAATAGCATCTCTTGGGAATCAACTGAAATCACTAGCAACACTAGAAGATTTCCTAATTGACACCGCAAACATACCAGAGTTTTCTGCTGCTGCGTCACAGATTCCTAGATCTGATGAACACTGGAAGATGCATTCCAATGGGACATTTTCACCTAAAAGAGATTCTGTGTCAAAACAAGCTGTTGAGAGTTCTGGACTTGCAATAAATAGGAATGAGGATAATTCTCCACCATCTTCATCTTCGTCGTCCTCCTCTACTGTAGTGTCAACTCATGTCAGCTCTGAGAAGAACCGAAATGGGTTTGCAAAGTTTTTCTCTCGGACAAAGAGTGGGATACGACTAGAAATTTag
- the LOC112172930 gene encoding filament-like plant protein 1 isoform X1 — MDRKWLWKKKSSEKSSGGETESSGSVSSHSGRCSDEQQEALKDSPNHDSQSPEVTSKAVSSGHDVNDSLKSLTERLSAALVNVSAKEDLVKQHSKVAEEAVAGWEKAENEVASLKLQLEAAVKQKSALEDRVSHLDGALKECVRQLRQSREEQEKNIHEAVVEKTRDWEATKVKLENQITDLQTKAETNRSGVSAFVAPHLSHKLEALERENKTLKLELLSQAEELEISTIERDLSTQAAETASKQHLESIKKVAKLEAECRRLKAVACKIPFVNDHKSSAASSMYVDSCMDSQSDSGERLSMMDIDSQKMNGSDPNKRDLGVSDSWALALVAELDQFKNEKAVNKNLPASSVDIDLMDDFLEMERLAALPQPESETGCLESEAIVNASNNDEIALRDELEAMSHRTAELEYKLEKLEEERAELQVMSHRTAELEYKLEKLEVEKAELEATSHQTADLEDKLEKLELEKAELVTMSYRAAELEEKLEKLEGEKEKLEVEKAQLECMSYRAAELEEKLEKLEGEKEKLEVEKAQLECMNYRAAELEEKLEKLEGEKEKLEVEKDELETALAKSKECYVASEFQLKEAEMMLEELQKELKIAKESKLSIESQLISIEAETRTMSAKVNSLEAEVQRERASSAKISVRCQNLEEELSRKNEEVEFQKTACSNSESKIKQEDIAVAAGKLAECQKTIASLGNQLKSLATLEDFLIDTANIPEFSAAASQIPRSDEHWKMHSNGTFSPKRDSVSKQAVESSGLAINRNEDNSPPSSSSSSSSTVVSTHVSSEKNRNGFAKFFSRTKSGIRLEI, encoded by the exons ATGGACCGGAAGTGGTTGTGGAAGAAGAAGTCTTCGGAGAAGAGCTCCGGCGGTGAAACTGAAAGTTCTGGTTCGGTGTCTTCTCATTCTGGGAGGTGCTCTGACGAACAG CAGGAGGCACTTAAGGATTCTCCAAATCATGATTCTCAATCACCTGAAGTCACATCAAAAGCTGTATCCAGTGGTCATGATGTTAATGATAGTCTGAAGAGTCTGACAGAGAGATTATCAGCTGCTCTTGTGAATGTTAGTGCCAAAGAAGACTTGGTGAAGCAGCATTCCAAAGTTGCTGAAGAAGCTGTTGCAG GCTGGGAAAAGGCTGAAAATGAGGTGGCTAGCTTAAAGCTACAACTTGAAGCTGCAGTTAAGCAAAAATCAGCTTTGGAAGATCGGGTAAGCCATCTTGATGGAGCCCTCAAGGAATGTGTTAGGCAGCTTAGACAATCAAGAGAGGAGCAAGagaaaaatatacatgaagCTGTGGTGGAGAAAACCCGTGACTGGGAGGCCACCAAAGTGAAGCTTGAAAATCAGATTACTGATCTCCAGACAAAAGCAGAAACTAATAGATCTGGAGTTTCTGCTTTTGTTGCTCCTCATCTTTCACATAAGCTTGAAGCTTTGGAAAGGGAAAACAAAACCCTTAAGCTTGAGCTACTGTCTCAGGCAGAGGAGTTGGAAATCAGCACAATTGAGAGGGATTTGAGTACTCAAGCAGCTGAAACAGCCAGTAAGCAGCATTTAGAGAGTATAAAGAAGGTTGCAAAGCTTGAAGCTGAGTGCCGGAGACTAAAAGCTGTGGCTTGCAAAATTCCTTTTGTTAATGATCATAAATCCAGTGCTGCTTCCTCAATGTATGTGGACTCTTGCATGGATAGTCAATCGGACAGTGGAGAGAGGCTAAGCATGATGGATATCGACTCCCAAAAGATGAATGGCTCAGATCCAAATAAGCGTGATCTGGGCGTCTCTGACTCATGGGCATTGGCCCTGGTTGCGGAGCTTGATCAATTTAAGAATGAAAAAGCAGTCAACAAAAATTTGCCAGCCTCTTCTGTTGACATTGATCTCATGGATGATTTTCTTGAGATGGAACGACTTGCTGCATTGCCGCAGCCTGAAAGTGAAACTGGTTGCCTGGAATCAGAAGCCATAGTTAATGCCTCCAACAATGATGAAATTGCCTTGAGAGATGAACTTGAAGCTATGAGTCATCGGACAGCAGAGTTGGAGTACAAGTTAGAAAAGTTGGAAGAAGAGAGAGCTGAATTACAAGTCATGAGTCATCGGACAGCTGAATTGGAATACAAATTAGAAAAGCTGGAAGTAGAGAAAGCTGAACTTGAAGCCACAAGTCATCAGACGGCTGacttggaggacaagttagAGAAGTTGGAATTAGAAAAAGCAGAACTAGTAACCATGAGTTATCGGGCAGCCGAATTGGAGGAGAAGTTAGAAAAGTTGGAAGGTGAGAAAGAAAAGTTGGAAGTAGAAAAAGCACAACTAGAATGCATGAGTTATCGGGCAGCCGAATTGGAGGAGAAGTTAGAAAAGTTGGAAGGGGAGAAAGAAAAGTTGGAAGTAGAAAAAGCACAACTAGAATGCATGAATTATCGGGCAGCCGAATTGGAGGAGAAGTTAGAAAAGTTGGAAGGGGAGAAGGAAAAGTTGGAAGtagaaaaagatgaattggaaacTGCTTTAGCGAAAAGTAAAGAATGTTACGTGGCGTCAGAATTTCAGCTTAAAGAAGCAGAAATGATGTTGGAGGAGTTACAGAAGGAACTAAAAATTGCAAAAGAGTCAAAGCTGAGTATAGAGTCTCAGCTCATTAGCATAGAAGCAGAGACTCGGACAATGTCTGCTAAGGTTAACTCCTTAGAAGCAGAGGTTCAAAGGGAGAGGGCTTCATCAGCGAAAATTTCTGTCAGATGTCAAAATTTAGAGGAGGAGCTATCAAGAAAGAATGAAGAAGTCGAGTTTCAGAAAACTGCTTGCTCAAATAGTGAATCAAAGATAAAGCAG GAAGACATAGCTGTAGCTGCTGGAAAACTTGCTGAGTGCCAGAAAACAATAGCATCTCTTGGGAATCAACTGAAATCACTAGCAACACTAGAAGATTTCCTAATTGACACCGCAAACATACCAGAGTTTTCTGCTGCTGCGTCACAGATTCCTAGATCTGATGAACACTGGAAGATGCATTCCAATGGGACATTTTCACCTAAAAGAGATTCTGTGTCAAAACAAGCTGTTGAGAGTTCTGGACTTGCAATAAATAGGAATGAGGATAATTCTCCACCATCTTCATCTTCGTCGTCCTCCTCTACTGTAGTGTCAACTCATGTCAGCTCTGAGAAGAACCGAAATGGGTTTGCAAAGTTTTTCTCTCGGACAAAGAGTGGGATACGACTAGAAATTTag
- the LOC112172037 gene encoding TLC domain-containing protein 2 isoform X1 yields MGRTRPPTQEKSGAFFLATLLLWFVSVWFEILFNRRTELGYIIAGCGFYQLANWVCRRFVSRDPLFVNTSVSLLHSSITSASVVFILVNHWLQNGSGGMFEHSQLVGGTWAWAHQALCFSCGYFAYDQWDMLHYGLYSGFIPSILAHHLLLLMCFTLALYRNVTINYLILTLICELHSIFLHVRKIRRMAGVRDAKSNIVKAEWVLNWVTFTLARAASHILITAKLILDAHKFGRGVELPIALLGMFGMNMLNTFLGIDLFHACKREMNPQHTNTHQE; encoded by the exons ATGGGGAGGACACGGCCTCCGACGCAGGAAAAGTCAGGGGCTTTCTTCTTGGCGACTCTGCTGCTCTGGTTCGTCTCTGTTTGGTTTGAGATTCTGTTCAACcggcggacggagctgggttaTATTATCGCCGGCTGTGGCTTTTACCAATTGGCTAACTGGGTCTGTCGCCGCTTTGTATCCCGTGACCCTCTCTTTGTTAACACCTCCGTCTCTCTCCTCCACTCCTCTATTACCTCCGCTTCTG TTGTATTTATTTTGGTTAATCACTGGTTACAAAATGGTTCGGGTGGGATGTTTGAGCACTCACAGTTGGTTGGAGGTACTTGGGCGTGGGCACACCAGGCTTTGTGCTTCTCGTGCGGTTACTTTGCATACGATCAGTGGGATATGCTGCATTACGGATTATATAGTGGTTTTATCCCTTCCATCCTAGCGCATCATCTGCTGCTCCTCATGTGCTTCACTCTTGCTTTGTATCGGAATGTGACCATTAATTACCTTATTCTCACTCTCATTTGTGAG CTGCACTCTATCTTTCTGCATGTGAGGAAAATTCGGCGAATGGCAGGTGTTCGTGACGCTAAGAGCAACATTGTCAAGGCAGAATGGGTTTTGAATTGGGTGACTTTCACTTTGGCAAGGGCTGCATCTCACATTCTCATCACCGCCAAGCTCATCTTAGATGCTCATAAATTTGGAAGGGGAGTGGAACTGCCTATTGCGCTGTTGGGAATGTTTGGAATGAACATGCTGAATACTTTTCTCGGCATTGATCTCTTCCATGCTTGCAAGAGAGAGATGAATCCTCAGCATACTAATACTCATCAAGAATGA
- the LOC112172037 gene encoding uncharacterized protein LOC112172037 isoform X2, protein MGRTRPPTQEKSGAFFLATLLLWFVSVWFEILFNRRTELGYIIAGCGFYQLANWVCRRFVSRDPLFVNTSVSLLHSSITSASVVFILVNHWLQNGSGGMFEHSQLVGGTWAWAHQALCFSCGYFAYDQWDMLHYGLYSGFIPSILAHHLLLLMCFTLALYRNVTINYLILTLICEVCFIHSLMLLFPFVNCFHVSLIGLVYRNTSFGQISHNCNWSCLFTLSNQFKLMCIVVI, encoded by the exons ATGGGGAGGACACGGCCTCCGACGCAGGAAAAGTCAGGGGCTTTCTTCTTGGCGACTCTGCTGCTCTGGTTCGTCTCTGTTTGGTTTGAGATTCTGTTCAACcggcggacggagctgggttaTATTATCGCCGGCTGTGGCTTTTACCAATTGGCTAACTGGGTCTGTCGCCGCTTTGTATCCCGTGACCCTCTCTTTGTTAACACCTCCGTCTCTCTCCTCCACTCCTCTATTACCTCCGCTTCTG TTGTATTTATTTTGGTTAATCACTGGTTACAAAATGGTTCGGGTGGGATGTTTGAGCACTCACAGTTGGTTGGAGGTACTTGGGCGTGGGCACACCAGGCTTTGTGCTTCTCGTGCGGTTACTTTGCATACGATCAGTGGGATATGCTGCATTACGGATTATATAGTGGTTTTATCCCTTCCATCCTAGCGCATCATCTGCTGCTCCTCATGTGCTTCACTCTTGCTTTGTATCGGAATGTGACCATTAATTACCTTATTCTCACTCTCATTTGTGAGGTATGTTTTATTCATTCCTTAATGCTTCTATTTCCCTTTGTGAATTGTTTTC ATGTCAGTCTGATTGGTTTGGTTTATCGAAACACTAGTTTTGGTCAAATCAGCCATAACTGTAACTGGTCGTGTCTCTTCACACTTTCTAATCAGTTCAAATTGATGTGTATTGTGGTAATATAG
- the LOC112173546 gene encoding chlorophyllide a oxygenase, chloroplastic produces the protein MLCLSASNAMSIVATAAALSLPISFCRSSKLSTKKGVKGFRVFAVLGEESGVDKKHAWSSLFDVEDPRPKNPKLEGKVLKAAQALEVARFDIQYCDWRARQDVLTIMLLHEKVVEVLNPLAREYKSIGTIKKELAELQEELGQAHKEVHISEARVSTALDKLAFMEELVNDKLLQDGNTTDAEQASPSPSTSTQSLDAVKRRRSRKGLNVSGPVQTYHPRLKNFWYPVAFSTTLKDDTMVPIDCFEEPWVLFRGKDGKPGCVRNTCAHRACPLDLGTVKDGRIACPYHGWEYSTDGKCEKMPSTKLRNVKIKALPCFEQDGMLWIWPGDDPPSATIPSLQPPAGFQIHAELVIELPVEHGLLLDNLLDLAHAPFTHTSTFAKGWSVPSFVKFLTPASGLQGYWDPYPIDMEFRPPCMVLSTIGISKPGKLEGQSTKQCSTHLHQLHVCLPSSRNKTRLLYRMSLDFAPVLKHIPFMHILWRHFAEQVLNEDLRLVLGQQERMNCGENVWSCPVTYDKLGVRYRLWREAVEQGIKQLPFATKSV, from the exons ATGTTGTGTCTGTCAGCTTCAAACGCCATGAGCATAGTTGCCACAGCTGCAGCTCTGTCTTTACCTATCTCTTTTTGCAGATCATCAAAGCTTAGCACCAAGAAG GGCGTGAAAGGATTTCGGGTTTTCGCTGTGTTGGGAGAGGAGTCAGGGGTAGATAAGAAGCATGCTTGGAGCTCACTCTTTGATGTGGAGGATCCAAGGCCTAAAAATCCAAAATTAGAAGGGAAGGTCTTGAAGGCAGCTCAGGCCTTGGAAGTTGCTAGATTTGATATACAATACTGTGATTGGCGCGCTCGACAAGATGTGCTAACAATCATGCTCCTCCATGAAAAG GTTGTGGAAGTTCTAAATCCTCTTGCCCGTGAGTACAAGTCTATTGGCACCATCAAGAAGGAGCTTGCAGAGTTGCAAGAAGAACTAGGACAGGCTCATAAAGAG GTTCATATCTCTGAAGCAAGAGTTTCTACTGCTTTAGATAAATTGGCTTTCATGGAAGAATTGGTGAATGATAAGCTGTTACAAGACGGGAACACTACTGATGCTGAGCAAGCATCCCCTTCTCCCAGTACTTCTACACAATCTTTGGATGCTGTAAAAAGGAGGAGGTCTCGGAAAGGCTTGAATGTTTCAGGTCCAGTTCAAACCTACCATCCCCGATTGAAGAATTTTTGGTACCCTGTTGCCTTCTCCACTACCCTTAAGGATGATACCATG GTTCCAATTGATTGTTTTGAGGAACCATGGGTTCTCTTTCGTGGAAAAGATGGGAAACCTGGATGTGTTCGGAATACCTGTGCACATAGAGCTTGCCCTCTTGACCTCGGTACAGTAAAAGATGGCCGTATTGCATGTCCATATCATG GATGGGAGTACTCAACCGATGGAAAATGTGAGAAGATGCCATCCACAAAATTACGCAATGTGAAGATTAAAGCATTGCCATGTTTTGAGCAAGATGGGATGTTATGGATTTGGCCTGGTGATGACCCTCCGTCAGCCACTATTCCTTCTTTACAACCTCCTGCAGGATTTCAAATCCATGCTGAG CTGGTAATAGAACTCCCAGTGGAACATGGATTACTTCTGGATAATCTTTTAGATCTTGCGCATGCTCCTTTTACTCATACGTCCACCTTTGCCAAGGGATGGAGCGTTCCGAG CTTTGTGAAATTTTTGACACCTGCGTCCGGCCTGCAAGGGTATTGGGACCCTTATCCTATTGATATGGAATTTCGACCACCTTGTATGGTACTCTCAACCATCGGGATCTCAAAGCCGGGAAAACTAGAAGGGCAGAGTACAAAGCAGTGCAGCACGCATCTTCATCAACTTCATGTGTGCTTACCATCTTCTAGAAACAAAACAAGGTTACTATACAGAATGTCACTGGATTTTGCACCTGTACTGAAGCACATTCCTTTCATGCACATTTTATGGAGGCATTTTGCAGAGCAG GTTTTGAATGAGGATCTAAGGCTTGTCCTTGGCCAACAAGAGCGCATGAACTGCGGGGAGAATGTCTGGAGTTGTCCTGTAACATACGACAAGCTAGGAGTGAGGTACAGGCTATGGAGGGAGGCTGTTGAACAAGGAATTAAGCAACTACCCTTCGCAACCAAATCAGTTTAG
- the LOC112173547 gene encoding uncharacterized protein LOC112173547, translating to MFFFFAGGLEQQVRQVLQSGAGRCMVCRSPADLVEYEKVLKLFFVPVWRWPGKEPLMHCNNCKLFFPQSYPLPPPRDDSTAEELLRCRFCDRRVESEFSFCPYCGSAL from the coding sequence atgttcttcttctttgctggAGGGTTAGAGCAGCAAGTCCGGCAGGTGCTGCAATCCGGTGCGGGCAGGTGCATGGTGTGCAGGTCGCCTGCGGATTTGGTGGAATACGAGAAGGTGCTGAAGCTCTTCTTCGTCCCCGTGTGGCGGTGGCCCGGGAAAGAGCCTCTGATGCACTGCAACAACTGCAAGCTCTTCTTTCCTCAGAGCTATCCTCTCCCGCCTCCCAGGGATGATTCCACGGCGGAGGAGCTGCTGCGGTGTCGTTTTTGTGATCGGAGGGTGGAGTCTGAGTTCAGCTTCTGCCCATATTGTGGCTCAGCTCTGTGA